One genomic window of Xanthobacter dioxanivorans includes the following:
- a CDS encoding class I adenylate-forming enzyme family protein, giving the protein MDGFDQTDIVLPEIWAGHARRHPDKLAIVCEDQQLSWGGFNAAMNRLANALLRAGLRKGERVAVLCSSSIAACVAMFGVVKSGAIMVPVSGMLTAEQVATLLGDSAASFIIASADLRHLVDPIAGRLESLRPDGRIGVDFSQDDWIGLEAFAADASGDEPDVTFTSKDVFSIMYSSGTTGLPKGMVHTHGARTYFCVSNGFEMRFDGGSRGLVTTALYTAGTWLVVMPTLFNGGTLFIQSQFRPETFLQLVEAERITHTFVVPSQIQMIFAGCGFEANDLSSLKMMLSAGSPLRPDIKARLIGIIGQKFFELYGFTEGSSTLLRPEDQAAKPLSVGTPLMGQELLAIDTEGRACSPGEAGEIVGRGPGLLREYYNKPEETRAAIWTDARGRRFIRSGDVGQFDAEGFLYILDRKKDMIITGGLNIYPADLEAVVGAHPEVLEVSVIGVEHEKWGETPVALVVLCQGADITAEALLAFANASLAKHQRLSQVTICESLPRNALGKVLKRELRAAYASARSGGAAA; this is encoded by the coding sequence ATGGACGGTTTTGACCAAACAGACATTGTCCTGCCGGAGATCTGGGCCGGCCATGCCCGGCGTCACCCGGACAAGCTCGCCATCGTGTGCGAAGACCAGCAGCTGAGCTGGGGCGGCTTCAACGCTGCCATGAACCGTCTTGCCAACGCTCTCCTGCGCGCCGGTCTCCGCAAGGGCGAGCGCGTGGCGGTGCTGTGCTCATCCTCCATCGCCGCCTGCGTGGCCATGTTCGGCGTGGTGAAGTCCGGCGCGATCATGGTTCCGGTGTCGGGCATGCTGACCGCCGAGCAGGTGGCGACGCTGCTTGGCGATTCCGCTGCGTCCTTCATCATTGCGTCGGCGGATCTTCGCCATCTCGTCGATCCGATTGCCGGCCGTCTGGAAAGCTTGCGGCCCGATGGCCGCATCGGCGTGGATTTCTCGCAAGACGACTGGATCGGTCTGGAAGCATTCGCCGCCGATGCATCGGGCGACGAGCCCGATGTGACGTTCACGTCGAAGGACGTGTTCAGCATCATGTACAGCTCGGGCACGACCGGCTTGCCCAAGGGCATGGTCCACACCCACGGCGCCCGCACCTATTTCTGTGTCTCGAACGGCTTCGAGATGCGCTTCGATGGTGGTTCGCGCGGGCTGGTTACGACCGCCCTCTACACCGCCGGCACATGGCTCGTGGTGATGCCCACGCTGTTCAATGGCGGCACGCTTTTCATCCAGAGCCAGTTCCGGCCCGAGACCTTCCTTCAGCTCGTCGAAGCCGAGCGCATCACCCACACCTTCGTGGTGCCGAGCCAGATCCAGATGATCTTCGCCGGCTGCGGCTTCGAGGCCAACGATCTCTCCAGCCTGAAGATGATGCTGTCGGCGGGGTCTCCGCTGCGACCGGACATCAAGGCGCGCCTCATCGGCATCATCGGCCAGAAATTCTTCGAGCTTTACGGCTTCACCGAGGGCTCTTCCACCCTGCTGCGCCCCGAGGACCAGGCTGCGAAGCCGCTCTCGGTGGGCACGCCGCTGATGGGGCAGGAGCTGCTCGCCATCGACACCGAGGGCCGCGCCTGCTCGCCTGGCGAGGCGGGGGAGATCGTCGGGCGCGGGCCGGGGCTGCTGCGGGAATACTACAACAAGCCCGAGGAAACCCGCGCCGCCATCTGGACCGATGCGCGCGGCCGCCGCTTCATCCGCTCGGGGGATGTCGGGCAGTTCGATGCGGAGGGCTTCCTCTACATCCTCGATCGTAAGAAGGACATGATCATCACCGGTGGCCTCAACATCTATCCCGCGGATCTGGAAGCGGTGGTGGGGGCTCATCCGGAGGTGCTCGAGGTCAGCGTCATCGGCGTCGAGCACGAGAAATGGGGCGAGACGCCGGTGGCCCTCGTGGTGCTGTGCCAGGGTGCGGACATCACCGCCGAGGCGCTGCTCGCCTTCGCCAATGCGAGCCTCGCCAAGCATCAGCGCCTCTCCCAGGTCACCATCTGCGAGAGCCTGCCGCGCAACGCCCTCGGCAAGGTGCTCAAGCGTGAATTGCGCGCCGCCTATGCGAGCGCGCGATCCGGCGGCGCGGCAGCCTGA
- a CDS encoding acyl-CoA dehydrogenase family protein produces the protein MFPRSIFEAEHEMFRETARRFVGAEVAPHVDAWRRQGHVDRAVFRKAGEAGLLLMWADESLGGSGIADLRFDQILQEEVVRGGDPGFYQNLHSQIVAPYIGHFGSPEQKRRFLPGAVSGETILALAMTEPSAGSDVAAIRTTAEDKGDHWLLNGSKTYISNGILADVVIVAARTDREARHGIGLFIVERDMEGFARGRKLGKLGLPMQDTAELFFNDVKLPKENLIGAPDRGFAYMAELLANERLQVAIGSLAHAQAAFDLTLDFIRERRAFGKPVGAMQNSRFVMAALRTRLDATQAFVDQCVMLANAGRLTADVAAEVKLLASELENDTIDDCLQLHGGAGYMDEYRISRMYADARVSRIFAGTSEIMKEIIGRALGLDERKLR, from the coding sequence GTGTTCCCACGATCCATCTTCGAGGCGGAGCATGAGATGTTCCGGGAGACCGCGCGTCGCTTCGTTGGGGCGGAGGTCGCGCCCCATGTGGACGCCTGGCGCCGGCAGGGCCATGTCGACCGCGCGGTGTTCCGCAAGGCGGGCGAGGCCGGCCTGCTGCTGATGTGGGCCGACGAGAGCCTTGGCGGCTCGGGCATCGCCGACCTGCGCTTCGACCAGATCCTGCAGGAAGAGGTGGTGCGCGGCGGCGATCCCGGCTTTTACCAGAACCTGCACTCGCAGATCGTCGCCCCCTATATCGGACATTTCGGCTCGCCCGAGCAGAAGCGCCGCTTCCTGCCCGGCGCTGTGAGCGGCGAGACCATTCTCGCCCTCGCCATGACCGAGCCCTCGGCCGGCAGCGACGTCGCCGCCATCCGCACAACGGCGGAAGACAAGGGCGACCATTGGCTGCTGAACGGCTCCAAGACCTACATCTCGAACGGCATTCTCGCCGACGTGGTGATCGTCGCCGCGCGCACCGATCGGGAGGCGCGGCACGGCATCGGGTTGTTCATCGTCGAGCGCGACATGGAGGGCTTCGCGCGGGGGCGCAAGCTTGGAAAGCTCGGACTGCCCATGCAGGACACGGCCGAATTATTCTTCAACGACGTGAAGCTGCCGAAGGAGAACCTCATCGGCGCGCCCGACCGCGGCTTTGCCTACATGGCCGAGCTTTTGGCCAACGAGCGGCTGCAGGTGGCCATCGGCTCGCTCGCCCACGCCCAGGCGGCGTTCGACCTGACGCTGGACTTCATCCGCGAGCGGCGCGCCTTCGGCAAGCCCGTGGGGGCCATGCAGAATTCACGCTTCGTCATGGCGGCGCTCCGGACCCGCCTGGACGCGACCCAGGCTTTCGTCGACCAGTGCGTGATGCTCGCCAATGCCGGCCGGCTCACCGCCGACGTGGCCGCCGAGGTGAAGCTGCTCGCGAGCGAGCTTGAGAACGACACCATCGATGATTGTCTCCAGCTTCATGGCGGCGCCGGATACATGGACGAATACCGGATCTCGCGCATGTATGCCGACGCGCGGGTCTCCCGCATCTTCGCCGGGACCTCGGAAATCATGAAGGAAATCATCGGGCGCGCCCTGGGGCTCGACGAGCGCAAGCTGCGCTGA
- a CDS encoding acetyl-CoA C-acetyltransferase, with translation MAEALIYDHVRTPRGKGRPDGALHEITPIQLATQVLEAVRDRNRLDTALVDDVIMGVVSPVGEQGCNMARVAALQAGYAENVAGMQINRFCASGLEAVNIAGARVKAGEADAMLASGVESMSRVPIFSDGGACYSDPRSNWDTWYIPQGIGADLIATMEGFDRETVDAYAVESQARAAHAWNEGWFDRSVVPVRDVLGQPVLARDEHMRPGTSLADLGRLKAAFAETGQRDGLDAIMLQRYPQVERISHVHTGGNSSGIVDGAAAVLIGNEAFGAASGLKPRARIRAAGSIGSEPAIMLTGPAPVTRRVLERAGMTVSDIDLFEVNEAFASVVLRYMRELDVPHDKVNVAGGAIALGHPLGATGAILVGTVLDELERRDLNTGLITLCAAAGMAIALIVERV, from the coding sequence ATGGCCGAGGCTCTCATCTACGATCACGTGCGCACCCCGCGCGGCAAGGGCCGACCGGACGGCGCGCTGCACGAAATCACGCCGATCCAGCTCGCGACCCAGGTGCTGGAGGCGGTGCGGGATCGCAACAGGCTCGACACCGCGCTGGTGGACGACGTGATCATGGGCGTCGTGTCGCCCGTCGGCGAGCAGGGCTGCAACATGGCCCGCGTTGCCGCGCTCCAGGCCGGCTATGCGGAAAACGTGGCGGGGATGCAGATCAATCGCTTCTGCGCTTCGGGCCTGGAGGCGGTGAACATCGCCGGCGCCCGGGTGAAAGCGGGCGAAGCCGATGCCATGCTGGCCTCGGGCGTGGAATCCATGAGCCGCGTCCCGATCTTCTCCGATGGCGGCGCCTGCTACAGCGATCCCCGCAGCAACTGGGACACCTGGTACATCCCGCAGGGCATCGGCGCCGACCTGATCGCCACCATGGAGGGCTTCGACCGGGAGACGGTGGATGCCTATGCGGTGGAGAGCCAGGCGCGCGCCGCCCATGCCTGGAACGAAGGCTGGTTCGACCGCTCCGTGGTGCCGGTGCGCGACGTTCTCGGCCAGCCGGTGCTCGCCCGGGACGAGCACATGCGGCCCGGCACAAGCCTTGCCGACCTTGGCCGCCTCAAGGCCGCGTTCGCGGAAACCGGGCAGCGCGACGGCCTCGACGCCATCATGCTGCAGCGCTACCCGCAGGTGGAGCGCATCTCCCATGTCCACACCGGCGGCAATTCCAGCGGCATCGTCGATGGCGCCGCCGCCGTGCTGATCGGCAACGAAGCTTTCGGTGCGGCATCCGGGCTGAAGCCGCGCGCCCGCATCCGTGCCGCCGGCAGCATCGGCAGCGAGCCGGCCATCATGCTCACCGGTCCCGCCCCGGTGACCCGCAGAGTGCTGGAGCGCGCCGGCATGACGGTCTCCGACATCGACCTGTTCGAGGTCAACGAGGCCTTCGCCAGCGTGGTGCTGCGCTACATGCGCGAACTCGACGTGCCACACGACAAGGTCAATGTCGCCGGTGGCGCCATCGCCTTGGGCCATCCGCTCGGCGCCACGGGCGCGATCCTGGTTGGCACCGTGCTGGACGAGCTGGAGCGACGCGACCTGAACACTGGCCTCATCACCTTGTGCGCGGCCGCCGGCATGGCCATCGCCCTCATTGTCGAACGCGTCTGA
- a CDS encoding ABC transporter substrate-binding protein, with amino-acid sequence MIRHLVAAAMLSLATTAAHAEFSNNAVKIVVLTDLSSNYSDTAGKGSVVAAELAIEDFGAGIEGVPIKLISADHQNKADLGALKARELIDTEGADVFVDLSNSAVSLAVQEIGRANDKAVLHVGSATAALYGETCSPTGALWLYDTYALAQGLGKAVLAEGGDSWYFITADYAFGKAMEDSLANVVKGAGGSVKGSVRHPVNNPDFSSFLLQAQKSGAKVIGLANASGDTVNAIKQAKEFGVVEMGQKLAAPIFYIQSAKAVGPELAQGLQFMTGYYWDRDDASRAFAKRFAQKMNGGMPSQAHAGVYSATLHYLRAAAAAKSDSGKVVLAKMKEMPVDDFFAEGAILREDGRLMKDMFLVEVKKPSEVTQPWDLLKVLRRMSAAEIIRPLDKGNCPFVKG; translated from the coding sequence ATGATACGACATCTCGTTGCAGCAGCCATGCTGTCGCTCGCCACGACTGCGGCGCATGCCGAGTTCAGCAACAATGCGGTCAAGATCGTAGTCCTGACCGATCTCAGCTCCAATTATTCGGACACGGCCGGAAAAGGTTCCGTGGTAGCGGCGGAGCTGGCCATCGAGGATTTCGGCGCCGGCATCGAGGGGGTGCCCATCAAGCTGATCAGTGCCGACCACCAGAACAAGGCCGATCTCGGTGCGCTGAAGGCGCGCGAATTGATCGACACTGAGGGAGCCGACGTGTTCGTCGATCTCTCGAACTCGGCGGTCAGCCTGGCGGTGCAGGAGATCGGCCGGGCCAACGACAAGGCGGTGCTCCATGTGGGCTCGGCCACGGCAGCGCTTTACGGCGAAACCTGCTCGCCCACTGGCGCGCTGTGGCTCTATGACACCTATGCGCTGGCGCAGGGCCTCGGCAAGGCCGTTTTGGCCGAAGGGGGAGACAGCTGGTATTTCATCACCGCCGACTACGCCTTCGGCAAGGCGATGGAGGACAGCCTCGCGAATGTGGTCAAGGGCGCCGGCGGCAGCGTCAAGGGCAGCGTCCGTCACCCGGTGAACAACCCCGATTTCTCCTCCTTCCTTCTGCAGGCGCAGAAGTCCGGGGCCAAGGTGATCGGGCTCGCCAATGCCTCGGGCGATACTGTGAATGCCATCAAGCAGGCCAAGGAGTTCGGCGTGGTGGAGATGGGGCAGAAGCTGGCGGCGCCCATCTTCTACATCCAGTCGGCCAAGGCGGTGGGGCCGGAACTGGCGCAGGGGCTGCAGTTCATGACCGGTTATTACTGGGACCGCGACGACGCCAGCCGTGCCTTTGCCAAGCGTTTCGCACAGAAGATGAATGGCGGGATGCCATCTCAGGCCCATGCCGGTGTCTATAGCGCGACCCTGCATTATCTGCGCGCGGCGGCCGCGGCCAAGAGCGACTCAGGCAAGGTCGTGCTTGCGAAAATGAAGGAAATGCCGGTCGACGACTTCTTCGCTGAGGGCGCAATTCTGCGAGAAGACGGCCGGCTGATGAAGGACATGTTCCTGGTGGAGGTGAAGAAGCCCTCGGAAGTGACCCAGCCCTGGGACTTGCTGAAGGTCCTTCGCCGCATGTCCGCCGCGGAGATCATCCGTCCGCTGGACAAGGGCAATTGTCCGTTCGTGAAAGGCTAG
- a CDS encoding 3-hydroxyacyl-CoA dehydrogenase NAD-binding domain-containing protein, whose amino-acid sequence MSTLAFTTDADGIATLAIDIPDRSQNVLTPALFADLGAALDRIVADDAVIGVIITSAKPSGFIAGADLKEILALIDDGIDAVGAAAWVRTGADVFRRMETCGKPVVAALNGLALGGGFELALACHRRILVDMPGVVVGLPEVTLGLLPGGGGTQRLPRLIGIEKALPILLEGRSLAPAEALKLGVVDQLAAKDELIPAARAWLLTRPSAVAPWDVKGFKVPGGAGPLAPHAARSFQAGTARLKATRSRYPAPHAILSAVYEGTQVPFDTGLRIETKYFGLLAADPVSGNLVRSFLRQSEARKRGAFGTARAASRAVVKLGVLGAGMMGAGVANVAAGAGLEVVLLDRTLEAAERGLAHARTQREKEVARGTLSADKAEATLARIRPTAGYEDLGGADLIIEAVFENRAVKAGVTRAAEPLLAKGGVFASNTSTLSISSLAVNVADPSRFVGLHFFSPVERMSLVEVIVGKATSDQTVADALAFVSRLKKVPIVVRDSPGFYTSRVFCTYIDEAMAMLAEGVAPALMENAARMLGFPVPPLAVTDEVSLDLQKLVIDQAKADGLDARFLRAHADPVVERFNALGRLGRKSGGGFYDYAADGSKLLWPGLADLYPAAVAQPSAEDVGKRLLYIQALESARCLAEGVIDDTATADLGSVLGIGFPAWTGGALSVIATVGEDAFLRDCARFAAAHGPRFAITDGLIEQVACVAGTVRRSAA is encoded by the coding sequence ATGTCCACGCTCGCTTTCACCACCGATGCCGACGGCATCGCCACCCTCGCCATCGACATCCCGGACCGGTCGCAGAACGTGCTGACGCCGGCCCTCTTCGCCGACCTTGGCGCGGCGCTGGACAGGATTGTCGCCGATGACGCCGTGATCGGCGTCATCATCACCTCCGCCAAGCCCTCGGGCTTCATCGCCGGCGCCGATCTCAAGGAAATCCTGGCGCTGATCGACGACGGCATCGACGCCGTCGGCGCCGCCGCGTGGGTGCGGACCGGCGCCGATGTGTTCCGCCGCATGGAGACCTGCGGCAAGCCGGTGGTGGCGGCCCTCAACGGGCTCGCCCTTGGCGGCGGGTTCGAACTGGCGCTGGCCTGCCACCGGCGCATCCTGGTGGACATGCCCGGGGTCGTGGTGGGGCTGCCGGAGGTGACCCTCGGCCTGCTGCCGGGCGGCGGCGGCACCCAGCGCCTGCCCCGCCTCATCGGCATCGAGAAGGCCCTGCCGATCCTGCTGGAGGGCCGCAGCCTCGCGCCTGCCGAGGCGCTGAAGCTCGGCGTCGTGGATCAGCTCGCCGCCAAGGACGAACTGATCCCGGCCGCCCGGGCATGGCTGCTGACGCGCCCCTCTGCCGTGGCGCCGTGGGACGTGAAGGGCTTCAAGGTGCCCGGCGGCGCGGGTCCGCTTGCCCCGCACGCCGCGCGCAGCTTCCAGGCCGGCACCGCGCGCCTCAAGGCCACGCGGAGCCGCTACCCGGCCCCCCATGCGATCCTCTCCGCCGTCTATGAGGGCACGCAGGTGCCCTTTGACACCGGGTTGCGGATCGAGACCAAATATTTCGGCCTCCTGGCGGCCGATCCGGTTTCGGGCAATCTGGTGCGCTCCTTCCTGCGGCAAAGCGAGGCGCGCAAGCGCGGCGCATTCGGCACCGCCCGGGCCGCGTCCCGCGCCGTGGTCAAGCTCGGCGTGCTCGGCGCGGGGATGATGGGCGCGGGCGTCGCCAACGTCGCGGCCGGGGCGGGCCTGGAGGTCGTGCTGCTCGACCGCACCCTTGAAGCGGCGGAGCGCGGCCTCGCCCATGCCCGCACGCAGCGCGAGAAGGAGGTGGCGCGCGGCACCCTGTCGGCGGACAAGGCCGAGGCGACCCTCGCCCGGATCCGCCCGACCGCCGGCTATGAGGACCTCGGCGGCGCCGACCTGATCATCGAGGCCGTGTTCGAGAACCGCGCGGTCAAGGCCGGGGTCACCCGCGCCGCCGAGCCCCTTCTGGCCAAGGGCGGCGTGTTCGCCTCCAACACCTCCACCTTGTCCATCTCGTCGCTGGCGGTGAACGTGGCGGATCCGTCCCGCTTCGTCGGGCTGCATTTCTTCTCGCCGGTGGAACGCATGTCGCTGGTCGAGGTGATCGTCGGCAAGGCCACCTCGGACCAGACCGTGGCGGATGCCCTCGCCTTCGTCTCGCGACTGAAGAAGGTGCCTATCGTCGTGCGCGACAGTCCGGGCTTCTACACCAGCCGCGTCTTCTGCACCTATATCGACGAAGCCATGGCCATGCTGGCCGAAGGGGTCGCCCCGGCCCTCATGGAGAATGCCGCGCGCATGCTCGGCTTCCCGGTGCCGCCGCTGGCGGTGACCGACGAGGTCTCGCTGGATCTGCAGAAGCTGGTGATCGACCAGGCGAAGGCGGACGGGCTCGACGCCCGTTTCCTGCGTGCCCATGCGGATCCTGTGGTGGAGCGGTTCAACGCCCTCGGCCGGCTGGGGCGCAAGAGCGGCGGTGGCTTCTACGACTATGCTGCGGACGGCAGCAAGCTCTTGTGGCCCGGCCTGGCGGATCTCTATCCAGCGGCAGTCGCGCAGCCTTCGGCCGAGGATGTCGGCAAGCGCCTGCTCTACATCCAGGCGCTGGAGAGCGCCCGCTGCCTCGCCGAGGGCGTGATCGACGACACGGCCACCGCCGACTTGGGCTCGGTGCTGGGCATCGGCTTCCCGGCCTGGACCGGCGGCGCCCTGTCGGTGATCGCCACGGTGGGCGAGGACGCCTTCCTCAGGGATTGCGCCCGCTTCGCGGCGGCGCATGGACCCCGCTTCGCCATCACCGACGGTCTGATCGAGCAGGTCGCCTGCGTGGCCGGCACAGTCCGGCGGAGCGCCGCCTGA